A stretch of Geomonas oryzisoli DNA encodes these proteins:
- the hcp gene encoding hydroxylamine reductase, translating into MANAMFCRQCEQAARGVGCDVMGNCGKNPEVSALLDLMIFGLQGVALYASKARELGQKDLEVDRFMLDGLFTRVTNVNFDPDDIARRLDNCYRMKEKAKALYENAYRQQKGGEAPQLTEEAANWQPAGDTRALIDQGRQHGVLTWHQDQNILSTIEILIYGLLGMGAFAWHAAEMGKEDDGIYEFIHRSLAKTTDPQASLEDFVGLSLECGKWNLRTMELLYDGHAERLGAPEPMKVNLGTRGGKGIVVSGHDLPMLEEILKQSDGKGINVYTHGEMLPANGYPGLRKYPHFAGNFGTAWQNQARELPDFAGAIIFNTNCIQKPDPSYTDRLFTWGEVAWPGIPHLEGYDFSPVIDKALALPDLPDNPGQEILVGFGHEAVFKVAGAVVDAVKNGAVRHFFLIGGCDGAKTGRNYFTELAEKVPKDCVILTLACGKNRFNRLEFGDIGGIPRLLDVGQCNDAYSAIRIAVALADAFQCEVNELPLSMILSWYEQKAHVILLTLLHLGIKGIRLGPSLPAYVSPAVLDFLVQNYDLGPITTPDQDLQHALGQ; encoded by the coding sequence ATGGCTAATGCGATGTTTTGTCGGCAATGTGAGCAGGCGGCCCGCGGGGTAGGATGCGACGTGATGGGGAACTGCGGCAAGAACCCCGAGGTTTCGGCGCTTCTGGACCTGATGATTTTCGGGCTGCAGGGTGTGGCGCTCTACGCGAGCAAGGCGCGGGAGCTTGGGCAAAAGGACTTAGAGGTGGACCGCTTCATGCTGGACGGCCTCTTCACACGGGTCACCAACGTCAACTTCGACCCGGACGACATCGCCCGGCGCCTCGACAACTGCTACCGGATGAAGGAGAAGGCGAAGGCGCTCTACGAGAACGCCTACCGGCAGCAGAAGGGGGGCGAGGCACCGCAACTTACAGAGGAAGCCGCGAACTGGCAGCCGGCGGGCGATACCCGGGCGCTCATCGATCAGGGGCGGCAGCACGGCGTCCTTACCTGGCACCAGGATCAAAACATCCTCTCCACCATTGAGATCCTGATCTACGGCCTGCTCGGCATGGGTGCCTTCGCCTGGCACGCCGCCGAGATGGGAAAGGAGGATGACGGGATCTACGAGTTCATTCACCGCTCCCTGGCCAAGACCACCGATCCCCAGGCGAGCCTTGAGGATTTCGTCGGCCTCTCCCTTGAGTGCGGGAAATGGAATCTGCGCACCATGGAGCTTCTTTACGACGGTCACGCCGAAAGGCTGGGCGCGCCCGAGCCGATGAAGGTGAACCTCGGCACCCGTGGCGGCAAGGGGATCGTGGTGTCCGGGCATGACCTTCCCATGCTGGAGGAGATCCTGAAACAAAGCGACGGCAAGGGGATCAACGTCTATACCCACGGCGAGATGCTCCCCGCCAACGGCTACCCGGGCCTCAGGAAGTACCCCCATTTCGCCGGCAATTTCGGCACCGCCTGGCAGAACCAGGCCCGCGAGCTCCCCGATTTCGCGGGCGCCATCATCTTCAACACCAACTGCATCCAGAAACCCGATCCCAGCTACACGGACCGCCTGTTCACCTGGGGCGAGGTAGCCTGGCCCGGCATCCCGCACCTGGAGGGGTACGACTTCTCCCCGGTGATCGACAAGGCGCTGGCGCTGCCGGACCTGCCTGACAATCCGGGGCAGGAGATCCTGGTCGGATTCGGGCACGAGGCGGTCTTCAAGGTGGCCGGCGCCGTGGTCGACGCGGTGAAAAACGGCGCGGTCAGGCACTTCTTCCTGATCGGCGGCTGCGACGGGGCCAAGACAGGGCGCAACTACTTCACCGAGCTGGCGGAGAAGGTTCCCAAGGACTGCGTCATCCTGACCCTTGCCTGCGGCAAGAACCGCTTCAACCGGCTGGAGTTCGGCGACATCGGCGGCATTCCGCGCCTGCTCGACGTGGGGCAGTGCAACGACGCCTACTCCGCCATCCGCATCGCGGTCGCACTCGCCGACGCCTTCCAGTGCGAGGTCAACGAACTGCCGCTTTCCATGATCCTTTCCTGGTACGAACAAAAGGCCCACGTGATACTGCTCACCCTTTTGCACCTGGGCATCAAGGGGATCCGTCTCGGTCCCTCGCTCCCGGCCTACGTGTCGCCGGCGGTGCTCGACTTCCTGGTGCAGAACTACGATCTGGGGCCCATTACCACCCCGGACCAGGACTTGCAGCACGCACTGGGACAATGA